In Cryptomeria japonica chromosome 10, Sugi_1.0, whole genome shotgun sequence, a genomic segment contains:
- the LOC131029336 gene encoding protein TAPETUM DETERMINANT 1-like, protein MRMYHLISAFFVLFICVSGLLAMEDSRSNLTNDSVNSSYKNSRLLGVDHIPERIGQGCAKEDIVVNQSPESTMPNGIPSYSVQIENLCSTGCSIAQIHLTCGWFSSAVEINPKLFKRLKYNYCLVNNGNPIIAGGSVSFVYAQNFKYPMTVSSVKCLP, encoded by the exons ATGAGGATGTATCACTTGATCAGTGCCTTCTTTGTCCTCTTCATATGTGTTTCAG GGTTGTTAGCAATGGAAGATTCACGATCGAATCTGACGAATGACAGTGTGAATTCAAGCTATAAAAACTCTCGGCTGCTGGGTGTGG ATCATATTCCAGAGAGAATAGGGCAAGGTTGTGCAAAAGAAGACATAGTCGTGAATCAGAGCCCAGAATCCACCATGCCAAATGGAATTCCATCATACAGTGTACAAATCGAGAATTTGTGCAGCACAGGCTGCTCGATAGCACAAATACACCTCACCTGCGGATGGTTCAGCTCTGCAGTAGAGATAAATCCAAAATTATTCAAGCGTTTGAAGTACAACTACTGTCTTGTCAACAATGGGAATCCAATAATTGCAGGAGGCTCTGTATCCTtcgtttatgcacaaaattttaaatATCCCATGACAGTCTCTTCTGTGAAATGTCTCCCATGA